The following proteins are encoded in a genomic region of Channa argus isolate prfri chromosome 3, Channa argus male v1.0, whole genome shotgun sequence:
- the si:ch211-196h16.12 gene encoding regulator of G-protein signaling 5 isoform X1 yields MVDAEDRDSGSGSGSNNNTGCSDPPGTRFEAKQAAPSGLGLPKLHTVMCKGLSSLPSTCLEKAKGMRIKLSHLAEMHQKHKVQDGRTFQNLEILLSSKSGLQAFYSFLRLEFSEENLEFWLACEDYRVSPSHLLKTKASSIYSQFINPDAPQEVNLDSETHEALLSVMDSPCADTFHKAQQRIFSLMSKDSFPRFLRSHQCMEVIKAF; encoded by the exons ATGGTAGATGCAGAGGATCGGGACTCTGGATCAGGATCCGGAAGCAACAACAATACTGGGTGTTCAGACCCACCTGGAACCAGATTTGAGGCCAAACAAGCAGCTCCGTCTGGACTCG GTCTTCCAAAACTACACACCGTAATGTGTAAGGGGCTCTCCTCCCTGCCGTCCACATGCCTGGAGAA ggcAAAAGGGATGAGGATTAAGCTAAGCCACCTGGCAGAGATGCACCAAAAGCACAA GGTTCAGGATGGAAGAACTTTTCAAAACCTGGAAATTCTGCTAAGCAGCAAAA GTGGTCTGCAggcattttacagttttctgcGTTTAGAGTTCAGTGAGGAGAACCTTGAGTTTTGGCTGGCCTGCGAGGACTACAGGGTTTCACCTTCACATCTGCTAAAGACCAAGGCCAGCAGCATCTACAGCCAGTTTATTAACCCTGATGCCCCACAGGAG GTAAATTTGGATTCTGAGACACATGAGGCTCTGTTGTCTGTAATGGACTCCCCATGTGCTGACACCTTTCACAAGGCCCAGCAGAGAATATTTAGTCTGATGTCCAAAGACTCTTTCCCTCGGTTCTTGCGCTCCCATCAGTGTATGGAGGTCATTAAggctttttaa
- the LOC137123759 gene encoding mitochondrial adenyl nucleotide antiporter SLC25A23-like isoform X1: MGPKWTWFSWAQCQDRESPDQDQEREKHWAELFDQLDLNKDGRIDILELRIGLAGRALTSGSLERIVETGDTNHDGVLDFEEFTQYLRTNEKQLKLVFSSLDSNNDGQIDAAEIQNSLRTIGVNISLEDANRILLSMDKDGTMTIDWKEWRDYFLFNSLNNMEDVARYWKRSLMLDIGEQLTVPDEFSEEEKKSGYVWRHLVAGAMAGTVSRTGTAPLDRLKVFRQVHGSSHFKGNVLSSFQDMVKEGGVRSLWRGNGVNVLKIAPETAIKFTAYEQIKNVMRNNNDSTNLRVHERFVAGSLAGAIAQTVIYPMEVIKTRLTLRKTGQYSGIADCAKQIMQREGFSAFYKGYIPNLLGIIPYAGIDLAVYETLKFSWQNRNRGPDPGIMLLVGCGAISSTCGQLASYPLALIRTRMQAQATEKGTPKPSMLALLNNIVTQEGVPGLYRGISPNLLKVIPAVSLSYVVYEYTRIVLGVDIEGRKGGKGNV, translated from the exons ATGGGACCCAAATGGACTTGGTTCTCTTGGGCACAATGCCAGGACCGTGAGTCACCTGATCAAGAccaggagagagaaaagcacTGGGCTGAGCTGTTTGATCAGCTGGACCTCAACAAAGATGGACGCATCGACATCCTCGAACTGAGGATAGGGCTGGCAGGTCGGGCACTTACCAGTGGCTCCCTAGAGAGG ATTGTGGAGACCGGAGACACCAACCATGACGGAGTACTGGACTTTGAAGAGTTCACACAGTATCTTCGCACCAATGAAAAACAGCTCAAACTTGTGTTTAGCAGCCTGGACAGCAACAACGATG GTCAGATAGATGCAGCAGAGATCCAAAACTCTCTACGCACCATTGGTGTGAACATCAGCCTTGAGGATGCCAACAGGATCTTGCTAAG TATGGACAAGGACGGCACCATGACCATAGACTGGAAAGAGTGGCGAGACTACTTCCTGTTTAACTCTCTTAATAATATGGAGGATGTTGCACGATACTGGAAACGATCACTG ATGTTAGATATAGGTGAGCAGTTGACAGTCCCAGATGAATTttcagaagaggagaagaagtcTGGCTATGTGTGGCGGCATTTGGTGGCTGGAGCTATGGCTGGAACTGTATCGCGGACTGGAACTGCCCCCTTGGACCGTCTCAAAGTATTCCGACAG GTTCATGGCTCGTCTCATTTTAAAGGGAACGTGCTGAGCAGTTTTCAAGACATGGTGAAAGAGGGCGGAGTGCGCTCGTTGTGGAGGGGCAATGGAGTCAATGTTCTTAAAATTGCCCCAGAGACTGCGATCAAATTCACAGCCTATGAACAG ATCAAAAATGTGATGCGCAACAATAATGATTCAACAAATCTGAGGGTTCATGAGAGGTTTGTTGCCGGCTCTTTGGCTGGAGCTATAGCTCAGACAGTCATCTACCCAATGGAG GTGATAAAGACCCGTCTCACACTAAGAAAAACAGGCCAGTACTCAGGGATAGCAGACTGTGCCAAACAGATCATGCAGAGGGAAGGCTTCTCAGCGTTCTACAAGGGTTACATACCAAACCTGCTGGGCATTATACCTTACGCTGGCATCGACCTGGCCGTCTATGAG ACTCTGAAGTTTTCCtggcaaaacagaaacagaggtCCTGACCCAGGCATTATGTTGCTGGTTGGCTGCGGTGCCATCTCTAGTACTTGTGGACAACTTGCAAGTTACCCACTGGCTCTAATCCGCACCAGAATGCAGGCACAAG cTACAGAGAAGGGAACCCCCAAACCCTCCATGTTGGCTTTGCTTAACAACATTGTGACCCAGGAGGGTGTGCCTGGCCTATATCGAGGAATTTCCCCCAACCTACTAAAAGTCATTCCTGCTGTCAGCCTGTCCTACGTTGTCTACGAATACACAAGGATAGTCCTGGGAGTGGACATTGAGGGTAGGAAGGGTGGGAAAGGGAATGTATGA
- the LOC137123759 gene encoding mitochondrial adenyl nucleotide antiporter SLC25A23-like isoform X3 produces the protein MNFQKRRRSLAMCGGIWWLELWLELYRGLELPPWTVSKYSDSFLWQVHGSSHFKGNVLSSFQDMVKEGGVRSLWRGNGVNVLKIAPETAIKFTAYEQIKNVMRNNNDSTNLRVHERFVAGSLAGAIAQTVIYPMEVIKTRLTLRKTGQYSGIADCAKQIMQREGFSAFYKGYIPNLLGIIPYAGIDLAVYETLKFSWQNRNRGPDPGIMLLVGCGAISSTCGQLASYPLALIRTRMQAQATEKGTPKPSMLALLNNIVTQEGVPGLYRGISPNLLKVIPAVSLSYVVYEYTRIVLGVDIEGRKGGKGNV, from the exons ATGAATTttcagaagaggagaagaagtcTGGCTATGTGTGGCGGCATTTGGTGGCTGGAGCTATGGCTGGAACTGTATCGCGGACTGGAACTGCCCCCTTGGACCGTCTCAAAGTATTCCGACAG TTTTCTCTGGCAGGTTCATGGCTCGTCTCATTTTAAAGGGAACGTGCTGAGCAGTTTTCAAGACATGGTGAAAGAGGGCGGAGTGCGCTCGTTGTGGAGGGGCAATGGAGTCAATGTTCTTAAAATTGCCCCAGAGACTGCGATCAAATTCACAGCCTATGAACAG ATCAAAAATGTGATGCGCAACAATAATGATTCAACAAATCTGAGGGTTCATGAGAGGTTTGTTGCCGGCTCTTTGGCTGGAGCTATAGCTCAGACAGTCATCTACCCAATGGAG GTGATAAAGACCCGTCTCACACTAAGAAAAACAGGCCAGTACTCAGGGATAGCAGACTGTGCCAAACAGATCATGCAGAGGGAAGGCTTCTCAGCGTTCTACAAGGGTTACATACCAAACCTGCTGGGCATTATACCTTACGCTGGCATCGACCTGGCCGTCTATGAG ACTCTGAAGTTTTCCtggcaaaacagaaacagaggtCCTGACCCAGGCATTATGTTGCTGGTTGGCTGCGGTGCCATCTCTAGTACTTGTGGACAACTTGCAAGTTACCCACTGGCTCTAATCCGCACCAGAATGCAGGCACAAG cTACAGAGAAGGGAACCCCCAAACCCTCCATGTTGGCTTTGCTTAACAACATTGTGACCCAGGAGGGTGTGCCTGGCCTATATCGAGGAATTTCCCCCAACCTACTAAAAGTCATTCCTGCTGTCAGCCTGTCCTACGTTGTCTACGAATACACAAGGATAGTCCTGGGAGTGGACATTGAGGGTAGGAAGGGTGGGAAAGGGAATGTATGA
- the si:ch211-196h16.12 gene encoding regulator of G-protein signaling 5 isoform X2 — MCKGLSSLPSTCLEKAKGMRIKLSHLAEMHQKHKVQDGRTFQNLEILLSSKSGLQAFYSFLRLEFSEENLEFWLACEDYRVSPSHLLKTKASSIYSQFINPDAPQEVNLDSETHEALLSVMDSPCADTFHKAQQRIFSLMSKDSFPRFLRSHQCMEVIKAF; from the exons ATGTGTAAGGGGCTCTCCTCCCTGCCGTCCACATGCCTGGAGAA ggcAAAAGGGATGAGGATTAAGCTAAGCCACCTGGCAGAGATGCACCAAAAGCACAA GGTTCAGGATGGAAGAACTTTTCAAAACCTGGAAATTCTGCTAAGCAGCAAAA GTGGTCTGCAggcattttacagttttctgcGTTTAGAGTTCAGTGAGGAGAACCTTGAGTTTTGGCTGGCCTGCGAGGACTACAGGGTTTCACCTTCACATCTGCTAAAGACCAAGGCCAGCAGCATCTACAGCCAGTTTATTAACCCTGATGCCCCACAGGAG GTAAATTTGGATTCTGAGACACATGAGGCTCTGTTGTCTGTAATGGACTCCCCATGTGCTGACACCTTTCACAAGGCCCAGCAGAGAATATTTAGTCTGATGTCCAAAGACTCTTTCCCTCGGTTCTTGCGCTCCCATCAGTGTATGGAGGTCATTAAggctttttaa
- the khsrp gene encoding far upstream element-binding protein 2: MSDYGGLSTNGVGVKKDAFADAVQRARQIAAKIGGDGGPPMSNNGGPESYPFTAQKRSLEEADEPDAKKVASQSERDSGLSIGAQLAALSQQSVRASAVSEEYRVPDSMVGLIIGRGGEQINKIQQDSGCKVQIAHDSAGLQERSVSLTGSPDAIQRAKALIDDIVSRGHESSNGQAGSMQEMIIPAGKAGLIIGKGGETIKQLQERAGVKMILIQDGSQPPNIDKPLRIIGDPYKVQQAKEMVNEILRERDHAGFGDRNEYGSRMGGGGIDIAVPRHSVGVVIGRSGEMIKKIQSDAGVKIQFKPDDGSSPDKIAHIMGPPDQCQHAASIITDLLQSIRAREEGGQGGPPGPGSGMPPGGRGRGQGSWGPPGGEMTFSIPAHKCGLVIGRGGENVKSINQQTGAFVEISRQPPPNGDPNFKLFIIRGSPQQIDHAKQLIEEKIEGPLCPVGGGPGPGGPGGPMGPYNPSPYNAGPPGGAPHGAAPGGPQYCAQGWGSAYQQWQAPAPHDPSKAAAAAAAAAAADPNAAWAAYYAQYYGQQPGGGMPAQSPGATAAAAPGDQSQAAQTSGGQPDYTKAWEEYYKKMGMTQPAGGAAAAPGTAPTSAAPGGAAAGGQQDYSAAWAEYYRQQAAYYGQAGDAPGQAAALQQGQQAQ, encoded by the exons ATGTCTGATTACGGCGGTTTGTCTACTAATGGAGTTGGGGTGAAAAAGGACGCTTTTGCTGACGCTGTTCAACGAGCCAGACAG ATTGCAGCTAAAATCGGCGGAGACGGCGGTCCCCCAATGAGCAACAACGGAGGACCTGAGAGCTACCCCTTTACAGCACAGAAACGATCTCTTGAAGAAGCAG aTGAACCTGATGCAAAGAAAGTGGCATCTCAGAGTGAGAGAGATTCAGGATTGT CTATTGGAGCTCAGCTTGCTGCCCTGTCTCAACAAAG CGTAAGGGCCTCTGCAGTATCAGAAGAGTACAGGGTACCTGATAGCATGGTCGGTCTCA TCATTGGTCGAGGAGGagaacaaattaacaaaatacagCAGGACTCTGGCTGTAAGGTCCAGATAGCACACG ACAGTGCCGGTCTTCAAGAAAGAAGTGTTTCTCTGACAGGGTCACCAGATGCCATACA GAGAGCTAAGGCCCTTATAGATGATATAGTATCCAGGGGTCATGAGTCGTCCAATGGGCAAGCAGGTTCCATGCAGGAAATGATCATTCCTGCAGGCAAGGCCGGCCTTATTATAGGCAAAGGAGGAGAGACCATCAAGCAACTACAG GAGCGTGCTGGTGTTAAAATGATTCTTATTCAAGATGGATCCCAGCCACCCAACATTGATAAACCCTTACGCATCATTGGAGACCCCTACAAAGTTCAG caagCAAAGGAGATGGTTAATGAGATTCTGCGAGAAAGGGATCATGCAGGTTTTGGAGATAGGAACGAATACGGATCAAGGATGGGAGGAGGTGGTATTGAT ATTGCTGTGCCACGGCACTCTGTAGGAGTTGTTATTGGCCGTAGTGGGGAGATGATAAAGAAGATCCAGAGCGACGCTGGAGTAAAGATACAGTTTAAACCAG ATGATGGTTCAAGTCCAGATAAAATTGCTCATATTATGGGCCCACCAGACCAGTGTCAGCATGCTGCCTCAATCATTACTGACCTGTTACAGAGCATCCGTGCCAGAGAGGAGGGTGGGCAGGGT GGTCCCCCAGGTCCTGGTTCAGGGATGCCACCTggtgggagagggagagggcAGGGAAGCTGGGGTCCTCCTGGAGGAGAAATGACATTCTCTATTCCTGCTCACAAATGTGGGCTTGTCAttggcagaggaggagaaaatgtCAAGTCCATAAACCAACAGACCGGTGCGTTTGTGGAGATATCCCGTCAGCCGCCACCAAATGGTGACCCAAATTTCAAACTGTTCATCATTCGAGGATCGCCACAACAGATCGACCACGCAAAGCAACTTATAGAAGAAAAGATTGAA GGTCCTTTATGCCCAGTGGGTGGTGGTCCTGGTCCTGGGGGCCCAGGTGGTCCAATGGGTCCATACAATCCCAGCCCTTATAATGCAGGGCCTCCTGGTGGGGCTCCACA TGGAGCTGCACCTGGTGGTCCCCAGTACTGTGCTCAGGGGTGGGGGAGTGCTTACCAGCAGTGGCAAGCTCCAGCTCCACATGACCCCA gtaaagcagcagcagcagcagcagctgcagcagcagcagatccAAACGCAGCATGGGCAGCTTACTATGCACAATACTATGGTCAACAGCCAGGGGGGGGCATGCCAGCCCAGAGTCCAGGagccactgcagcagcagcaccagggGACCAGAGCCAAGCAGCACAGACCTCTGGGGGCCAGCCAGACTACACTAAGGCTTGGGAGGAGTACTATAAGAAGATGGGCATGA CCCAGCCAGCTGGAGGGGCAGCAGCTGCCCCAGGGACAGCACCAACTAGTGCAGCACCAGGTGGAGCTGCAGCTGGAGGCCAGCAGGACTACAGTGCAGCCTGGGCTGAGTACTATAGACAGCAGGCCGCATACTATGGCCAGGCAGGGGACGCACCTGGGCAGGCTGCTGCTCTACAACAGGGACAACAG
- the LOC137123759 gene encoding mitochondrial adenyl nucleotide antiporter SLC25A23-like isoform X2, translating to MLDIGEQLTVPDEFSEEEKKSGYVWRHLVAGAMAGTVSRTGTAPLDRLKVFRQVHGSSHFKGNVLSSFQDMVKEGGVRSLWRGNGVNVLKIAPETAIKFTAYEQIKNVMRNNNDSTNLRVHERFVAGSLAGAIAQTVIYPMEVIKTRLTLRKTGQYSGIADCAKQIMQREGFSAFYKGYIPNLLGIIPYAGIDLAVYETLKFSWQNRNRGPDPGIMLLVGCGAISSTCGQLASYPLALIRTRMQAQATEKGTPKPSMLALLNNIVTQEGVPGLYRGISPNLLKVIPAVSLSYVVYEYTRIVLGVDIEGRKGGKGNV from the exons ATGTTAGATATAGGTGAGCAGTTGACAGTCCCAGATGAATTttcagaagaggagaagaagtcTGGCTATGTGTGGCGGCATTTGGTGGCTGGAGCTATGGCTGGAACTGTATCGCGGACTGGAACTGCCCCCTTGGACCGTCTCAAAGTATTCCGACAG GTTCATGGCTCGTCTCATTTTAAAGGGAACGTGCTGAGCAGTTTTCAAGACATGGTGAAAGAGGGCGGAGTGCGCTCGTTGTGGAGGGGCAATGGAGTCAATGTTCTTAAAATTGCCCCAGAGACTGCGATCAAATTCACAGCCTATGAACAG ATCAAAAATGTGATGCGCAACAATAATGATTCAACAAATCTGAGGGTTCATGAGAGGTTTGTTGCCGGCTCTTTGGCTGGAGCTATAGCTCAGACAGTCATCTACCCAATGGAG GTGATAAAGACCCGTCTCACACTAAGAAAAACAGGCCAGTACTCAGGGATAGCAGACTGTGCCAAACAGATCATGCAGAGGGAAGGCTTCTCAGCGTTCTACAAGGGTTACATACCAAACCTGCTGGGCATTATACCTTACGCTGGCATCGACCTGGCCGTCTATGAG ACTCTGAAGTTTTCCtggcaaaacagaaacagaggtCCTGACCCAGGCATTATGTTGCTGGTTGGCTGCGGTGCCATCTCTAGTACTTGTGGACAACTTGCAAGTTACCCACTGGCTCTAATCCGCACCAGAATGCAGGCACAAG cTACAGAGAAGGGAACCCCCAAACCCTCCATGTTGGCTTTGCTTAACAACATTGTGACCCAGGAGGGTGTGCCTGGCCTATATCGAGGAATTTCCCCCAACCTACTAAAAGTCATTCCTGCTGTCAGCCTGTCCTACGTTGTCTACGAATACACAAGGATAGTCCTGGGAGTGGACATTGAGGGTAGGAAGGGTGGGAAAGGGAATGTATGA